The following are from one region of the Sorghum bicolor cultivar BTx623 chromosome 2, Sorghum_bicolor_NCBIv3, whole genome shotgun sequence genome:
- the LOC8059871 gene encoding putative F-box/FBD/LRR-repeat protein At4g03220 produces the protein MGPSCGGGDSDGEVAAKQIQSPPFRSMGPSCCGSDGGGDGEVATKRAKLSSDASAGAGSEDRLSALPDDILVLIVRYLGTRAATRTSVLSHRWRRVWALLPALHFGYAEDPRQIGPALEAHEAALLVLSVLTRDADPDSVSAWLPVAARRLSGSLLFHNTEPERNVQEGDDEEAAQRGAFELPCLERATEVLLHLDFLGLAVPPAGVFARLTELWLDRVRLYGPGDLGDAVSWPRCPCLQKLTVRDARGLDNLAIHSDSLRQVVLTDLQGLRQLNIVAPALEELQVAHCFFYSRSQPVASITAPQLATLAWMEPYDPSSVHLGEMKLLRLLRPFFFIVYGPHSFPYNQSCLSLLRRFRVIECLTLGLAYPWDTDDYHYMMEDMTMLPDITILHLNVLAHGHAFGASAFHVLRMCSSIKKLMLSFVPPTLVEAQATCPPGCICHEHQNWETEHLLLNRLKEVEVTRMRGSEHEVTFVKQLFNWATSLEKMRVVFDEPVTESVTKELSQVLRSFARPEIRMEIHTYMEDFLKNSKTN, from the exons ATGGGGCccagctgcggcggcggcgacagcgACGGTGAGGTCGCCGCCAAGCAAATCCAATCCCCACCGTTCCGCTCCATGGGGCCCAGCTGCTGCggcagcgacggcggcggcgacggtgaGGTCGCCACCAAGCGTGCCAAGCTCTCCTCTGACGCCTCCGCCGGCGCCGGTAGCGAGGACCGCCTCAGCGCGCTTCCCGACGACATCCTGGTACTCATCGTCCGCTATCTCGGCACCCGCGCCGCCACGCGGACCAGCGTCCTCTCCCACCGCTGGCGCCGCGTCTGGGCCCTCCTCCCGGCGCTCCACTTCGGCTACGCTGAAGATCCCCGCCAGATCGGCCCCGCCCTCGAGGCTCACGAGGCAGCCCTCTTGGTCCTCTCCGTCTTGACCCGAGATGCGGACCCCGACTCCGTGTCGGCCTGGCTCCCCGTCGCCGCGCGCCGCCTCTCCGGCAGCCTCTTATTTCATAATACTGAGCCGGAGAGGAACGTTCAGGAAGGCGATGACGAGGAGGCCGCGCAGAGGGGCGCCTTTGAGCTCCCCTGCCTGGAGCGCGCCACGGAGGTCTTGCTTCACCTAGATTTCCTcggcctcgccgtgccgccTGCCGGCGTCTTCGCTCGGCTCACCGAGCTGTGGCTGGATCGCGTTCGGCTCTACGGCCCGGGGGATCTCGGTGACGCGGTTTCCTGGCCGCGATGCCCGTGCCTGCAGAAGCTCACCGTCCGTGACGCCAGGGGGCTGGACAACCTCGCCATCCATTCCGATTCTCTCCGTCAAGTGGTCCTCACTGATCTGCAAGGCTTGCGGCAGCTCAACATTGTGGCGCCGGCTCTTGAGGAGTTGCAAGTTGCACACTGTTTCTTCTACAGTCGGAGCCAACCGGTTGCCAGCATCACTGCGCCTCAGCTGGCAACCCTTGCGTGGATGGAACCATATGATCCAAGCTCCGTCCATCTTGGCGAGATGAAACTTCTTCGATTACTGAGGCCTTTCTTCTTTATTGTTTATGGGCCTCACAGCTTTCCATACAACCAATCTTGTTTAAGTCTCTTGCGGCGTTTCAGGGTCATCGAATGTCTTACGCTCGGACTGGCCTATCCGTGG GACACAGATGACTATCACTATATGATGGAAGACATGACAATGCTACCGGACATCACGATTTTGCACCTGAATGTATTGGCACACGGACATGCTTTTGGGGCCAGCGCATTCCATGTTCTCAGGATGTGTTCTAGTATCAAAAAGCTGATGCTGTCATTTGTTCCTCCTACTTTGGTGGAG GCACAAGCTACATGCCCACCAGGTTGCATTTGCCATGAGCACCAAAACTGGGAAACCGAGCACTTGTTGTTGAATCGCCTCAAAGAAGTAGAAGTCACTCGGATGAGAGGATCTGAACATGAAGTTACTTTTGTGAAGCAGCTGTTCAATTGGGCGACTTCCTTAGAAAAGATGAGGGTAGTTTTCGACGAGCCGGTTACTGAAAGCGTCACCAAGGAGTTGTCCCAGGTGCTACGAAGCTTTGCTAGGCCGGAAATACGCATGGAAATCCACACGTATATGGAGGACTTTCTGAAGAACTCGAAGACTAATTAA
- the LOC8084276 gene encoding L-ascorbate oxidase homolog — translation MAAPPPAPFLLLLAVAAASLAGADDPYRYFTWTVTYGPITPLGTTQQGILINGQFPGPRIDCVTNDNLVVTVLNALDEPFLLTWNGIKQRKNSWQDGVAGTNCAIPPGANYTYHFQTKDQIGTFFYFPSLALHRAAGGFGALNVYQRPAIPVPYPPPAGDFTLLVGDWYAAASPHVDLRNALDAATGGAALPPPDALLINGAPSGAATFVGNGGGTYLFRVSNVGLRASVNVRIQGHALRLVEVEGTHPVQNVYDSLDVHAGQSLAFLVTLDQPPLDYAVVASTRFTNNESELTAVATLHYAGATARAPGPLPPAPAPFDYGWSLNQARSFRWNLTASAARPNPQGSFHYGAIPTSRTLVLASSSSAPAGGRRQCAVNGVSFVVPDTPLKLADNYNIADVIDWDTLPARPDAAGAGAVAPRAGTPVLRLGLHEFVEVVFQNTESELQAWHLDGYDFWVVGYGDGQWNETQRQTYNLVDAQARHTVQVYPNGWSAILVSLDNQGMWNLRSAIWDRQYLGQQLYLRVWTPQQSFSNEYAIPTDAILCGKAVGLPH, via the exons ATGGCGGCACCTCCGCCCGCGCCATTCCTCCTCCTGCTCGCCGTGGCGGCAGCGTCACTCGCCGGCGCCGACGACCCCTACCGCTACTTCACCTGGACCGTCACCTACGGCCCCATCACCCCGCTCGGCACCACCCAGCAG GGCATCCTGATCAACGGGCAGTTCCCAGGCCCACGCATCGACTGCGTCACCAACGACAACCTCGTCGTCACCGTCCTCAACGCCCTCGACGAACCTTTCCTCCTCACCTGGAACGGCATCAAGCAGCGCAAGAACTCGTGGCAGGACGGCGTCGCGGGCACCAACTGCGCCATCCCGCCGGGGGCCAACTACACCTACCATTTCCAGACCAAGGACCAGATCGGCACCTTCTTCTACTTCCCTTCCCTCGCCCTCCACCGCGCCGCCGGCGGCTTCGGCGCGCTCAACGTCTACCAGCGCCCCGCCATCCCCGTCCCGTACCCGCCACCCGCGGGGGACTTCACGCTCCTCGTCGGTGACTGGTACGCCGCCGCCTCACCCCACGTCGACCTCAGGAACGCGCTGGATGCCGCCACCGGCGGCGCCGCGCTCCCGCCGCCCGACGCCCTGCTCATCAACGGCGCGCCGTCCGGGGCAGCCACGTTCGTCGGGAACGGCGGCGGGACGTACCTGTTCCGGGTGTCCAACGTCGGGCTCAGGGCCTCCGTCAACGTCCGGATCCAGGGCCACGCGCTGCGGCTGGTGGAGGTGGAAGGGACACACCCGGTGCAGAACGTCTACGACTCCCTCGACGTCCACGCCGGCCAGTCGCTCGCGTTCCTCGTCACGCTGGACCAACCGCCGCTCGACTACGCCGTCGTGGCGTCCACGCGCTTCACCAACAACGAGTCCGAGCTCACGGCCGTCGCCACGCTGCACTACGCCGGCGCCACGGCCCGCGCGCCGGGGCCACTTCCTCCGGCCCCGGCTCCGTTCGACTACGGCTGGTCCCTGAACCAGGCGCGGTCCTTCCGGTGGAACCTCACGGCCAGCGCGGCGCGCCCCAACCCGCAGGGCTCGTTCCACTACGGCGCCATCCCGACGTCCAGGACGCTCGTGCTCGCCAGCAGCTCATCCGCGCCCGCCGGCGGCCGGAGGCAGTGCGCCGTCAACGGCGTGTCGTTCGTCGTGCCCGACACGCCGCTCAAGCTCGCGGATAACTACAACATCGCCGACGTCATTGACTGGGACACGCTCCCCGCTCGGCccgacgccgccggcgccggcgcggtgGCGCCGCGTGCTGGGACGCCCGTGCTTAGGCTCGGCCTGCACGAGTTCGTCGAGGTCGTGTTCCAGAACACGGAGAGCGAGCTGCAGGCGTGGCACCTCGACGGATACGACTTCTGGGTTGTAGG GTACGGCGATGGCCAGTGGAATGAGACGCAGCGGCAGACATACAACTTGGTCGACGCACAAGCAAGACACACAGTTCAG GTGTATCCGAACGGGTGGTCGGCGATCCTGGTGTCGCTGGACAACCAGGGGATGTGGAACCTGAGGTCGGCGATCTGGGACCGGCAGTACCTCGGCCAGCAGCTCTACCTCAGGGTGTGGACGCCGCAGCAGAGCTTCTCCAATGAGTACGCCATCCCGACCGACGCCATCCTCTGTGGGAAGGCGGTCGGCCTTCCACACTGA
- the LOC8059872 gene encoding putative F-box/LRR-repeat protein At3g18150 has protein sequence MGMVTRAKKRRLEEEDLLADRISSLPDGVLADIVSLLPTKDGARTQLLSSRWRHLWRSAPLNLDLQSDFVGILASDLSRVLSAHPGPGRRFAMPRRYSMDYPTTATLDVWLRSPAIDSLPLPSPSVVHRFSSTLCVARFFGCSFTIPGGNDDASTLQLQLPLLKQLTFSQVSIPESCLHAFLAGCPVLESLALLHSSGFPRLRIASSSIRSIGVHPRYYVHRGSIQQLIIEDAPCLERLLYFGGIEISISVMSAPRLAIFGNLLDGFPKLQFGATVFKGSTIVSMSGGVVSSVKVLALFDIKLCVDAVINLLQCFPHLQKLYIQITRDSRKDCFTYENLTSTLDISLKKIATEAAPDQKVRIKGCSV, from the exons ATGGGGATGGTCACCAGAGCCAAGAAGCGGAGGCTGGAAGAGGAAGATCTCCTCGCCGACCGGATCAGCAGCCTCCCCGATGGCGTCCTCGCTGACATCGTGTCCCTTCTCCCCACCAAAGACGGCGCCCGTACGCAGCTGCTCTCCTCCCGCTGGCGCCACCTGTGGCGCTCCGCTCCTCTCAACCTCGACCTCCAGAGCGACTTCGTTGGCATCCTCGCCAGCGATCTCTCTCGCGTCCTCTCCGCGCACCCTGGCCCTGGCCGCCGTTTCGCCATGCCTCGCCGCTACAGCATGGATTATCCCACCACGGCGACCCTGGATGTCTGGCTCCGGTCACCCGCCATTGACAGTCTGCCACTGCCGTCACCATCAGTAGTACACCGCTTCTCGTCCACCCTCTGCGTCGCCCGCTTCTTTGGCTGCAGTTTCACAATCCCAGGTGGAAACGACGATGCCAGCACGCTCCAACTCCAATTGCCGCTTCTCAAGCAGCTCACCTTTTCCCAAGTCAGCATCCCGGAGAGCTGTCTGCACGCCTTCCTCGCCGGCTGCCCTGTCCTGGAGAGCTTGGCGCTACTTCACAGCAGCGGTTTTCCTCGGCTGCGTATCGCGTCCAGTAGCATCAGAAGTATCGGTGTGCATCCCCGTTATTATGTTCATCGGGGTTCTATACAGCAGCTCATCATCGAGGACGCCCCGTGTCTAGAAAGATTACTATATTttggaggaattgaaattagcatCTCGGTAATGTCTGCACCAAGATTGGCTATTTTTGGGAACCTCCTTGATGGCTTTCCCAAGCTTCAGTTCGGGGCCACGGTTTTTAAG GGATCAACCATTGTTAGCATGTCAGGAGGGGTGGTGAGCAGTGTGAAGGTTCTTGCCTTATTTGATATCAAACTTTGCGTAGATGCGGTTATTAACTTATTGCAGTGCTTTCCCCACTTGCAGAAGTTGTACATCCAG ATAACAAGAGATTCGAGGAAAGATTGCTTTACATACGAGAACCTTACTAGTACCCTTGACATCAGCCTCAAGAAAATT GCAACAGAGGCTGCTCCAGATCAAAAAGTGCGCATCAAGGGGTGCTCGGTTTGA
- the LOC8084277 gene encoding F-box/LRR-repeat protein At3g03360: protein MGVLTTAEKMKARKVDRISSLPDGVLGDIVSLLPTKDGARTQLLSSRWRHLWRSAPLNLHLHDDDDDDPLGPRFRASEVSRILSAHPGPCRRFAMSFRYASYHYPTTAAVDAWLRSPALDDLQELLLFYHYPRLPLPPSLRRFSSTLRAASFGDCSFPDGNNSNGGGALLLPVLESLTLSNVSISGSALRALLAGCPVLQSFLLIGTTYVSSRLQIVSPSLRSIKVSSYWRSLELVIEDAPCLERIHLQCKEKTHMNISVISAPRLAILGELCDNTPSLQFGTTLLQGSTVVTMADAVNSVKVLSLSRVKLCLDAAINLLKCFPHLEKLHIKVTPCSTMAKVCMNLHV, encoded by the exons atGGGGGTCCTCACGACAGCAGAGAAAATGAAAGCGAGAAAGGTTGACCGGATCAGCAGCCTCCCCGATGGCGTCCTGGGCGACATCGTGTCCCTTCTCCCCACCAAAGACGGCGCCCGCACGCAGCTGCTCTCCTCCCGGTGGCGCCACCTATGGCGCTCCGCTCCTCTCAACCTCCACctccacgacgacgacgacgacgacccatTGGGCCCCAGATTCCGTGCCAGCGAGGTCTCCCGCATCCTCTCTGCGCACCCTGGCCCCTGCCGCCGCTTCGCCATGTCTTTTCGCTACGCGAGCTACCATTATCCCACCACGGCGGCCGTGGATGCCTGGCTCCGTTCCCCcgccctcgatgacctgcaGGAGCTCCTCCTGTTCTACCACTACCCTCGGCTTCCGCTGCCGCCATCACTACGCCGCTTCTCGTCGACGCTCCGTGCCGCTAGCTTCGGTGATTGTAGTTTCCCAGATGGAAACAACAGCAATGGCGGCGGCGCGCTGCTCTTGCCAGTTCTCGAGAGCCTGACCCTCTCCAACGTCAGCATCTCCGGGAGCGCTCTGCGTGCGTTGCTCGCCGGCTGCCCTGTCCTGCAGAGCTTCCTGCTCATTGGCACCACCTACGTCTCCTCTCGGTTGCAGATCGTGTCCCCTAGCCTCAGAAGCATCAAGGTGTCTTCTTATTGGAGAAGCCTCGAGCTCGTCATCGAGGACGCACCGTGTCTGGAAAGAATACATTTACAGTGTAAAGAGAAAACGCATATGAACATCTCGGTAATCTCCGCGCCAAGGTTGGCGATTTTGGGGGAACTCTGTGACAACACTCCTAGCCTTCAGTTTGGCACCACACTTCTTCAG GGATCGACTGTTGTTACCATGGCGGATGCAGTAAACAGTGTGAAGGTTCTATCTTTATCTAGGGTGAAACTCTGTTTGGATGCGGCTATTAACTTACTGAAGTGCTTCCCCCACTTAGAGAAGTTGCACATCAAGGTGACTCCCTGCAGCACCATGGCCAAAGTGTGCATGAATCTACATGTTTGA
- the LOC8059870 gene encoding transcription factor HHO2 → MELTFHDLPPFPSAARALLPSGTQDTTVDRFIATMGLDVVEIGMGADLSLDLRHFATKAVRQSKDDAPAPDMDACIRRLEEERGKIEMFKRELPLCARLLADVIDVMKEEAGKKTTKRSDRSLPAAEEDEDGAAGDKSKWMSTAQLWTGDSGREDAESEKQDKGRSLPEAKSRGGALLPFKAAVGSGAPAFASLCLRTDDKAARVGMPDLSLLSPPATKSAAEESRRQVVGLAQAAARAAAMAPAAPALGLQSQSQQQTAQQQQQQARKVRRCWSTELHRQFVAALNQLGGPQVATPKQIRELMKVDGLTNDEVKSHLQKYRLHNRRAPGSGVVSQPIMLVGGLWIPQEQSSSQSGSPHGPLHFSTASGIAVSSAATVSCEEEDGRSESYGWK, encoded by the exons ATGGAGCTCACCTTCCACGACCTCCCTCCGTTCCCATCCGCCGCCCGCGCACTTCTCCCTTCCGGCACACAGGACACCACCGTAGACAGATTCATCGCGACGATGGGGCTCGACGTCGTGGAGATCGGGATGGGCGCCGATTTGAGCCTGGATCTGAGGCACTTCGCCACCAAGGCCGTGAGGCAGAGCAAGGACGACGCGCCTGCGCCGGACATGGACGCCTGCATCCGCCGCCTCGAGGAGGAGCGGGGCAAGATCGAGATGTTCAAGCGGGAGCTCCCCCTCTGCGCGCGGCtcctcgccgacg TGATTGATGTCATGAAGGAGGAGGCCGGTAAGAAGACGACGAAGAGAAGTGATCGCAGCCtgccggcggcggaggaggacgaggacggcGCCGCTGGGGACAAGAGCAAGTGGATGAGCACGGCGCAGCTCTGGACGGGCGATTCCGGCCGGGAGGACGCGGAATCAGAG AAGCAAGACAAGGGGAGGAGTTTGCCGGAGGCCAAGTCCCGCGGCGGCGCTCTCTTGCCGTTCAAGGCTGCTGTGGGCTCCGGCGCGCCGGCGTTCGCGTCGCTCTGCTTGAGAACGGACGACAAGGCTGCGCGCGTCGGGATGCCGGATCTGTCCTTGCTGTCGCCGCCGGCGACCAAGAGCGCCGCCGAGGAGAGCCGGCGCCAGGTGGTGGGGCTTGCGCAGGCAGCAGCGAGGGCGGCCGCCATGGCGCCAGCTGCCCCTGCGCTTGGCCTCCAGTCCCAATCGCAGCAGCAGACagctcagcagcagcagcagcaggcaagGAAGGTTCGGCGTTGCTGGTCGACGGAGCTGCATCGCCAGTTCGTCGCCGCCTTGAATCAACTCGGTGGCCCCCAAG TTGCCACCCCGAAGCAAATCAGGGAGCTGATGAAGGTGGATGGCCTAACAAACGACGAAGTCAAGAGCCATCTTCAG AAATACCGGCTGCACAACCGAAGGGCGCCTGGATCAGGCGTGGTGAGCCAGCCGATTATGCTCGTGGGAGGGCTCTGGATTCCCCAGGAGCAAAGCAGCTCTCAGTCTGGGTCTCCCCATGGGCCCCTCCACTTCTCCACCGCCTCAGGCATCGCCGTCTCGTCGGCGGCCACCGTCAGCTGCGAGGAGGAAGATGGCCGGTCAGAAAGCTATGGCTGGAAATGA
- the LOC8059873 gene encoding uncharacterized protein LOC8059873, giving the protein MATAASLPRQRYLTYPLCTPRPRTHRFSDPKNYFGYIDMPNASTLDMPRLYHARTVGLIAAEQFRVRLDRPPKIPKIATLLSMAQQSGAAVAKKLCSSAAAADAYTGEDWISALPDDLLVLILLRLDTTAEAVRTSVLSHRWRPVWKLLPELRFDNAPDLVRIRELIDVPVPGPEAPELRFMSVTTEGADPESAAAWLPAAARRVTGDLVFVNYDVEGEAEEQEQERGVVQLPCFTKARGIELDLGFLELALPSDGTFTRLTELFFFRVLFQGPCQVGDVVSSPRCPSLRRLGVQVCRGTGDGLIIRSESLHRIHLAHLIGFRRLTVETPALKRLAMGFCLESYYSQEDYENDGGGGGDADADVAAVGDGGADDAAQGNDNDPIVHITAPQLVSLGWDDRYDPQYVHFGNVEQLQQLSSYLYVYLQQNNQLNHNCLRLLQRFQVIKKLTLKLVFQKDLAHDLQYVMEDITMLPKIMSLKLRVFNRRHAFGASCFHLLRMCTSIQSLTFQFHETPSLEVQHFCPSGCLCEQPTEWKTEKLTLMDLEEVVIINTNGTDHEIAIFERLFDWAVKLKMLRFKYHSNTESKVNEVHQRLQRLARLETCIIFEELAEQ; this is encoded by the exons ATGGCCACTGCAGCGTCGCTGCCCCGCCAGCGATATCTCACGTATCCTCTCTGCACGCCCAGGCCCCGCACCCACCGCTTCTCGGACCCCAAGAACTACTTCGGCTATATAGACATGCCCAACGCAAGCACCTTGGACATGCCCCGTCTCTACCACGCCAGGACTGTAGGACT AATTGCGGCAGAGCAGTTTCGCGTTCGCCTCGATCGGCCGCCCAAAATCCCAAAAATCGCCACGCTCCTCTCCATGGCGCAGCAGAGCGGCGCCGCCGTTGCAAAGAAGCTatgctcctccgccgccgccgccgatgccTACACCGGTGAGGACTGGATCAGCGCGCTCCCCGACGATCTGCTGGTGCTCATCCTCCTCCGCCTAGACACCACCGCCGAGGCCGTGCGGACCAGCGTCCTCTCGCACCGCTGGCGGCCCGTGTGGAAGCTCCTCCCGGAGCTCCGCTTCGACAACGCCCCCGACTTGGTCCGGATCCGCGAGCTGATCGACGTCCCCGTCCCCGGTCCAGAGGCTCCGGAGCTGCGCTTCATGTCCGTCACGACTGAAGGCGCCGACCCCGAATCCGCGGCGGCCTGGCTGCCCGCCGCCGCACGCCGCGTGACCGGGGACCTCGTCTTCGTCAACTATGACGTCGAGGGCGAGgcggaggagcaggagcaggagaggGGCGTCGTCCAGCTGCCCTGCTTCACCAAGGCCAGAGGGATTGAGCTCGACCTAGGGTTCCTGGAGCTCGCGCTGCCATCCGATGGCACCTTCACCCGGCTCACCGAGCTCTTCTTCTTTCGAGTCTTATTCCAAGGCCCCTGTCAGGTCGGCGATGTGGTCTCCTCACCTCGCTGCCCTAGCTTACGAAGGCTTGGTGTCCAGGTGTGCCGCGGCACAGGTGATGGGCTCATCATCCGCTCCGAGTCTCTCCATCGGATCCATCTGGCTCACCTTATTGGCTTCCGGCGGCTCACAGTAGAGACCCCTGCTCTAAAGAGGTTAGCCATGGGTTTTTGCCTTGAAAGCTATTATTCTCAGGAAGATTATGAGAATgacggtggcggtggtggtgacGCTGATGCGGATGTTGCTGCGGTTGGCGACGGTGGTGCTGACGATGCTGCCCAGGGTAATGATAATGATCCAATTGTTCACATCACAGCGCCACAGCTTGTGTCCCTAGGTTGGGATGATAGGTATGATCCACAATATGTGCATTTTGGCAATGTGGAACAACTACAACAGCTGAGCAGCTATCTATATGTATACTTGCAACAAAACAATCAACTGAATCACAACTGCCTAAGGCTGCTACAACGATTTCAGGTCATCAAAAAACTTACTCTCAAGCTTGTTtttcaaaag GACTTGGCACATGACTTACAATATGTGATGGAAGACATAACAATGCTCCCTAAAATTATGTCATTGAAACTACGAGTATTCAACCGAAGACATGCTTTCGGAGCTTCTTGTTTCCATCTGCTCAGGATGTGTACCAGTATACAAAGTTTGACATTTCAGTTTCATGAGACACCAAGCTTGGAG GTACAACATTTTTGTCCCTCAGGTTGTCTTTGTGAGCAACCAACCGAGTGGAAGACCGAGAAGCTCACTCTTATGGACCTTGAAGAAGTAGTAATCATTAACACCAATGGAACTGACCATGAAATTGCTATTTTTGAACGACTATTTGATTGGGCGGTCAAGCTTAAAATGCTAAGATTCAAGTATCATTCAAACACTGAAAGCAAAGTTAATGAAGTGCATCAAAGGTTGCAAAGACTTGCTAGGCTAGAAACATGCATAATTTTCGAAGAATTGGCCGAGCAATAG